In the genome of Streptomyces collinus, one region contains:
- a CDS encoding adenine phosphoribosyltransferase — protein MTEIRELLLRRIRDVADYPEPGVMFKDITPLLADPAAFTALTDALAEIAERTGATKVVGLEARGFILGAPVAVRAGLGFIPVRKAGKLPGATLAQAYDLEYGSAEIEVHAEDLTAGDRVLIVDDVLATGGTAEASVQLIRRAGAEVAGLAVLMELGFLSGRVRLEPSLNGAPLEALLTV, from the coding sequence ATGACCGAGATCAGGGAGCTGCTGCTCCGCCGCATCCGTGACGTGGCCGACTACCCGGAGCCGGGCGTGATGTTCAAGGACATCACCCCGCTCCTGGCGGACCCGGCGGCGTTCACCGCCCTGACCGACGCACTCGCCGAGATCGCCGAGCGCACCGGCGCCACGAAGGTCGTCGGCCTGGAGGCCCGCGGCTTCATCCTCGGCGCCCCGGTCGCCGTCCGCGCGGGGCTCGGCTTCATCCCCGTGCGCAAGGCGGGCAAGCTCCCCGGAGCGACCCTCGCCCAGGCCTACGACCTGGAGTACGGCTCGGCGGAGATCGAGGTGCACGCCGAGGACCTCACCGCCGGGGACCGCGTCCTGATCGTCGACGACGTCCTGGCCACGGGCGGTACCGCCGAGGCCTCGGTCCAGCTCATCCGCCGGGCCGGCGCCGAGGTCGCCGGCCTCGCCGTCCTCATGGAACTCGGATTCCTGAGCGGCCGCGTCCGCTTGGAGCCGTCCCTGAACGGCGCCCCGCTGGAGGCCCTGCTCACGGTGTAG